Proteins found in one Methylophilaceae bacterium genomic segment:
- a CDS encoding serine/threonine-protein phosphatase gives MKFTIYQHSRQGQRAYNEDRLAYSYSKDSLLLVLADGMGGHRHGEIAAQLAIQTLTDAFQRLARPLLNSPAKFLTDHIQQVHDMIENVTESQQLSESPRTTIVAAIIQRGFLYCAHAGDSRLYHFRGKHLLFRTEDHSIVQSLYNRGLISKHEMATHPYKNKIHNCIGGKEATKIDLSDRMELAEGDTVLLCTDGLWGCLKDAEIKKILNTHDNVAEATNVLMDAAEKASNEYGDNLSAITLQWGDKQLSDHVVFTQAMPFSETTTIINPVTYSPSNVHQVDDFTDDDIEKTLAEIQAALNRTKPKKGI, from the coding sequence ATGAAATTCACGATATATCAACATAGTCGCCAAGGTCAAAGAGCCTACAACGAAGATAGGTTAGCCTACTCCTATAGCAAAGATAGCTTATTACTGGTATTAGCAGATGGCATGGGTGGGCATCGACATGGCGAAATTGCGGCACAACTTGCCATTCAAACCTTAACCGATGCTTTTCAAAGGCTCGCTAGACCCCTGCTTAATAGTCCGGCCAAGTTTTTGACTGATCATATCCAACAGGTACACGATATGATTGAAAATGTCACCGAAAGCCAACAGTTATCTGAGTCGCCGCGCACCACTATTGTCGCTGCCATTATTCAACGCGGCTTTCTGTATTGTGCGCATGCGGGCGATTCTCGTCTATATCATTTTAGAGGCAAGCATTTACTTTTCCGCACTGAAGATCACTCGATTGTGCAATCTTTATACAATCGTGGCCTGATTAGCAAGCATGAAATGGCAACGCATCCCTATAAAAACAAAATTCACAATTGTATCGGTGGTAAAGAGGCAACTAAAATTGATCTTTCAGACAGAATGGAACTCGCAGAAGGGGATACAGTACTACTCTGTACTGATGGGCTTTGGGGCTGTTTAAAAGACGCAGAAATTAAAAAAATCCTCAATACGCATGACAATGTGGCAGAAGCAACAAATGTATTGATGGATGCCGCAGAAAAAGCATCCAATGAGTATGGTGATAATTTGAGCGCGATTACCCTACAATGGGGTGATAAACAATTAAGTGATCATGTTGTGTTTACACAGGCAATGCCCTTTAGTGAAACCACAACGATTATTAATCCTGTCACCTATAGCCCTAGCAATGTGCATCAAGTTGATGATTTTACAGATGATGACATTGAGAAAACCTTAGCCGAGATTCAAGCGGCGCTCAATAGAACCAAACCAAAAAAAGGAATTTAG
- the recQ gene encoding DNA helicase RecQ gives MADAIQILQTTFGYDRFRDKQQAIVEHVIAGQDALVLMPTGGGKSLCYQIPAIARDGLAIVVSPLIALMQDQVEALQQLGVKAAFLNSSLSAEDNQRITRQALAGDIKILYVAPERLTVNSFLGLLEEVNTHIGLALFAIDEAHCVSQWGHDFRPEYRQLTVLHNRFPHVPRIALTATADAPTRAEIISQLALENAAQFVSSFDRHNIRYHVTIKDNARQQLLTFLEREHPHDAGIIYCLSRKKVEETAAWLSDKGWSALPYHAGLPASTREQNQRRFLREEGIIMVATIAFGMGIDKPNVRFVAHMDLPKSMEGYYQETGRAGRDGLPANAWMTYGMGDVVSMRQMLDSGEASEERKRLEQMKLNALLGYCEATACRHQTILRYFGETHPGNCGQCDNCLDPVDTWLATEAVQMALSCVFRTGQRFGAGHLIDVLIGKNTPQIERFSHHNVSTYGIGKALNQAQWSSVYRQLIAAGFLEADVEAYGGLRLTESARPILKGKQEIWLRRDATPEKRASKAERSARLKEAFEGANDDPLWLALKAKRMELAKEQGVPPYVIFHDATLIEILNQKPQDLNAMGLISGVGQAKLERYGAAFLAVIAEMD, from the coding sequence TTGGCTGACGCTATTCAAATTCTACAAACCACATTTGGATACGACCGCTTTCGAGATAAGCAACAAGCCATAGTCGAACATGTCATTGCAGGGCAAGATGCTTTAGTCCTAATGCCAACAGGTGGTGGCAAATCACTCTGTTATCAAATTCCTGCCATTGCGCGTGATGGATTGGCCATTGTTGTTTCGCCTTTAATTGCGCTCATGCAAGATCAAGTAGAAGCCTTGCAACAATTAGGTGTAAAGGCGGCGTTTTTAAACTCTAGCCTAAGCGCTGAAGATAATCAGCGCATCACCCGCCAAGCATTAGCAGGCGACATTAAAATATTATATGTTGCACCCGAACGGCTTACGGTTAACAGTTTTTTAGGCTTACTAGAAGAAGTAAACACGCACATCGGCTTGGCACTATTTGCCATTGATGAAGCGCATTGTGTATCGCAATGGGGACACGATTTTCGACCTGAATATCGACAATTAACGGTATTGCACAACCGCTTTCCGCATGTGCCAAGAATTGCACTTACTGCCACTGCCGATGCGCCAACCCGCGCAGAAATCATTTCGCAACTGGCATTAGAAAACGCCGCACAATTTGTCTCAAGTTTTGATCGGCACAATATTCGCTATCACGTCACCATTAAAGATAATGCACGTCAGCAATTACTCACGTTTTTAGAACGCGAACACCCTCATGATGCCGGCATTATTTATTGTTTATCGCGTAAAAAAGTCGAAGAAACCGCCGCTTGGCTAAGCGATAAAGGCTGGTCGGCATTGCCTTATCATGCTGGTTTGCCCGCATCAACCCGTGAGCAAAACCAACGGCGCTTTTTGCGCGAAGAAGGCATTATCATGGTGGCAACCATTGCATTTGGCATGGGCATTGATAAACCCAATGTCCGTTTTGTCGCGCACATGGATTTACCCAAAAGCATGGAAGGTTATTATCAAGAAACAGGCCGCGCAGGTCGCGATGGTTTGCCCGCCAACGCATGGATGACATACGGCATGGGTGACGTGGTTTCTATGCGGCAAATGCTCGATAGCGGCGAAGCATCGGAAGAACGCAAACGCTTAGAACAAATGAAACTCAATGCCCTACTCGGCTATTGCGAAGCCACCGCTTGTCGCCACCAAACCATCTTGCGCTATTTTGGCGAAACGCATCCTGGCAACTGTGGCCAATGCGATAACTGCTTAGACCCTGTTGATACTTGGCTAGCCACCGAAGCGGTACAAATGGCACTCTCTTGCGTTTTTCGAACAGGCCAACGCTTTGGCGCAGGGCATTTAATTGATGTGCTCATCGGTAAAAACACACCGCAAATCGAACGCTTTAGCCACCACAACGTAAGCACTTACGGCATCGGCAAAGCGCTCAATCAAGCGCAATGGAGCAGCGTCTATCGCCAACTGATTGCCGCAGGCTTTTTAGAAGCCGATGTTGAGGCCTATGGCGGATTACGCCTAACCGAATCAGCAAGACCAATATTAAAAGGTAAGCAAGAAATTTGGCTACGCCGCGACGCCACCCCAGAAAAACGCGCCAGCAAAGCCGAACGCTCCGCACGCTTAAAAGAAGCCTTTGAAGGCGCCAATGACGACCCATTATGGCTAGCGTTAAAAGCCAAACGCATGGAATTAGCCAAAGAACAAGGTGTACCACCCTATGTCATTTTTCATGATGCCACGCTCATTGAAATCTTGAATCAAAAACCACAAGATTTGAACGCCATGGGGTTGATTAGCGGTGTTGGGCAGGCTAAATTAGAGCGGTATGGGGCAGCGTTTTTGGCAGTGATTGCAGAGATGGATTAA
- a CDS encoding oxygen-independent coproporphyrinogen III oxidase-like protein — protein MIPIIPVADFNTINQHAPTTGSHTKSGLKNSPPLSLYIHIPWCVKKCPYCDFNSHESRAEIPEQRYVAALIADLEQSVPRVYGRKIRSVFFGGGTPSLFSPDSIAEILSAVNMLTPLEYAAEVTLEANPGTVDTAHFAGYKAAGVNRVSLGIQSFNADYLQALGRIHDDKQAIAAAELALATFDRVNLDVMYGLPKQSLAHALQDAQQAVALKPDHLSFYHLTLEPNTPFYRTPPSLPNDDVSAQMQEEIEHLLAENGYVHYETSAFCLPKSQARHNLNYWSFGDYLGIGAGAHSKLSYHDKITRETRHKHPKAFMENAEAGNAVDSTLLIAQADLGFEFMMNALRLTEGFDADLFQERTGLPLITIAKRLKLAEEKGLITRDAQQIKPTLLGQRFLNDLLAIFLE, from the coding sequence ATGATCCCCATTATCCCAGTCGCTGATTTCAACACAATTAACCAACATGCCCCTACCACTGGCAGCCATACCAAATCCGGCCTAAAAAACTCACCGCCTTTATCGCTTTATATTCACATTCCTTGGTGTGTGAAAAAGTGTCCTTATTGCGATTTTAATTCGCATGAGAGTCGGGCGGAGATTCCTGAACAACGATATGTAGCAGCGTTGATTGCGGATTTGGAGCAGTCTGTACCGCGGGTATATGGGCGCAAAATTCGGAGTGTGTTTTTTGGTGGTGGCACGCCGAGTTTGTTTAGCCCTGATTCTATTGCAGAAATACTGAGCGCGGTGAATATGTTGACGCCTTTAGAGTATGCGGCGGAGGTGACTTTAGAGGCGAATCCTGGCACGGTGGATACGGCGCATTTTGCGGGGTATAAAGCGGCTGGGGTGAATCGGGTTTCTTTGGGCATACAAAGCTTTAATGCAGATTATTTACAAGCATTGGGCAGAATTCATGATGACAAACAGGCGATTGCGGCGGCAGAGCTGGCTTTAGCCACTTTTGACCGTGTGAATTTGGATGTAATGTATGGTTTGCCAAAACAATCGTTGGCGCATGCTTTGCAAGATGCGCAACAGGCGGTTGCGCTAAAGCCTGATCATTTGTCGTTTTATCATTTAACGTTAGAACCGAATACACCTTTTTATCGCACGCCGCCGAGTTTGCCGAATGATGATGTAAGTGCGCAGATGCAAGAGGAAATAGAGCATCTCTTGGCGGAAAATGGTTATGTGCATTATGAAACGTCTGCTTTTTGTCTGCCAAAATCGCAAGCGCGGCATAACTTAAATTATTGGTCGTTTGGCGATTATTTGGGCATTGGTGCTGGGGCGCATAGCAAGCTGAGTTATCACGATAAAATCACGCGCGAGACACGGCATAAACACCCCAAAGCCTTTATGGAAAACGCGGAAGCGGGCAATGCGGTTGATAGCACCTTGCTTATTGCTCAAGCAGATCTTGGCTTTGAATTTATGATGAATGCCTTGCGATTAACGGAAGGTTTTGATGCCGATTTGTTTCAGGAGCGGACAGGATTGCCTTTAATCACCATTGCCAAACGCTTGAAACTAGCTGAGGAAAAAGGCTTGATTACGCGAGACGCGCAACAGATTAAACCAACATTATTGGGGCAACGCTTTTTAAATGATTTGCTGGCGATTTTTTTAGAGTAG
- the argH gene encoding argininosuccinate lyase, translated as MSEHTKQTTSSLNAKSQAWSGRFNEPVAELVKRYTASVDFDKRLAEFDIQGSIAHAQMLAAQQIISADDLTAIEKGLAEIKQDIQAGKFEWLLDLEDVHLNIEKALTDKIGDAGKRLHTGRSRNDQVATDIRLYLRAVCDDEIVAIKKLQMSLLDLAEQHADTIMPGFTHLQVAQPVTFGHHLLAYYEMLNRDASRFADCRKRMNQLPLGAAALAGTSYPIDREMVATLLGFEGICQNSLDAVSDRDFAIEFTACSALVMTHLSRLSEELILWSSPRFAFVEIADRFCTGSSIMPQKKNPDVPELVRGKTGRVNGHLVALLTLMKGQPLAYNKDNQEDKEPLFDTADTLLVTLEIYADMMRGITVHKDNMRQAAFEGYATATDLADYLVKKGMPFRDAHEVVALAVKQAMQKRCDLSELSLSELQIFSPTITEDVFSVLTLEGSVASRNHVGGTSPQQVLQAIVKAKKTIHS; from the coding sequence GTGTCAGAACATACTAAACAGACAACATCATCCCTCAATGCAAAATCACAAGCGTGGTCTGGGCGTTTTAACGAACCGGTGGCCGAGCTGGTGAAACGCTACACGGCTTCTGTTGATTTCGATAAACGCCTAGCCGAATTTGATATTCAAGGCTCAATTGCACATGCGCAAATGCTAGCGGCGCAGCAGATTATTTCAGCAGATGATTTAACAGCAATTGAAAAAGGTTTAGCTGAGATTAAACAAGATATTCAAGCGGGCAAGTTTGAATGGTTATTGGATCTTGAAGATGTCCATCTGAATATTGAAAAAGCATTAACTGATAAAATTGGTGATGCAGGTAAGCGCTTACACACCGGCCGCAGCAGAAATGACCAAGTAGCAACCGATATCAGACTTTATTTGCGCGCCGTGTGTGATGATGAAATTGTTGCCATTAAAAAGCTACAAATGAGTCTGCTAGATTTGGCCGAGCAACATGCAGATACCATCATGCCAGGCTTTACCCATTTGCAAGTAGCGCAACCTGTGACCTTTGGCCATCATTTGTTGGCCTATTATGAAATGCTCAACCGCGATGCATCGCGGTTTGCCGATTGCAGAAAACGCATGAATCAGCTGCCATTGGGTGCTGCGGCTTTGGCGGGCACTAGCTATCCAATTGACCGTGAAATGGTGGCAACATTATTAGGTTTTGAAGGTATTTGTCAAAACTCTTTAGATGCGGTTTCAGACCGTGATTTTGCTATTGAATTTACCGCTTGCAGTGCGCTAGTGATGACGCATTTATCACGTCTTTCTGAAGAGCTTATTTTATGGAGCTCGCCACGTTTCGCTTTTGTAGAAATTGCCGATCGCTTCTGCACGGGCTCTAGCATTATGCCGCAAAAGAAAAATCCAGATGTGCCTGAGCTGGTGCGCGGCAAAACAGGTCGTGTGAATGGACACTTGGTGGCGTTATTAACCCTGATGAAAGGTCAGCCACTGGCTTATAATAAAGACAATCAAGAAGATAAAGAGCCGCTGTTTGATACGGCAGATACGCTATTGGTCACCCTGGAAATTTATGCCGATATGATGCGCGGCATTACTGTTCATAAAGACAATATGCGCCAAGCTGCTTTTGAAGGTTATGCCACGGCAACTGATTTGGCCGATTACTTGGTTAAAAAAGGCATGCCATTTAGAGACGCACATGAAGTAGTGGCGTTGGCAGTGAAACAAGCCATGCAAAAACGTTGCGATTTATCTGAGCTCAGTTTGAGCGAACTACAAATATTTAGCCCAACCATCACAGAAGATGTCTTTTCTGTATTAACATTAGAAGGTTCGGTTGCTAGTCGCAATCATGTTGGTGGCACATCGCCACAACAAGTATTGCAAGCGATTGTAAAGGCTAAAAAAACGATTCATTCTTAA
- the rdgB gene encoding RdgB/HAM1 family non-canonical purine NTP pyrophosphatase has product MFKKLVIATGNQGKLREIEAMLSPLNITVVPQSDYHVKESPEPHCTFIENALAKARHASLATHLPALADDSGLCLEALNGEPGVQSAYFAGKPSNDANNNAHLINTLKQHENRFGYYYCCLVLVRRHDDPQPLIAEGVWQGSILKKPRGTNGFGYDSLFLDSMTGKSAAELSTEIKNKISHRGQALRKMLHLIEHLTY; this is encoded by the coding sequence ATGTTTAAAAAGCTCGTTATCGCCACTGGCAATCAGGGTAAATTGCGCGAAATAGAAGCCATGCTATCCCCGCTGAATATTACCGTTGTGCCGCAGTCCGATTATCATGTAAAAGAATCGCCTGAACCGCATTGTACCTTTATCGAAAATGCGTTGGCTAAAGCGCGGCATGCTAGCCTAGCCACCCATCTACCAGCGCTTGCAGATGATTCTGGCCTGTGTTTAGAAGCGCTCAATGGCGAGCCAGGTGTGCAATCGGCTTACTTTGCTGGCAAACCAAGCAATGATGCTAATAACAACGCGCATTTAATCAATACCTTAAAGCAACATGAAAACCGTTTTGGCTACTATTACTGTTGCTTGGTGCTGGTGCGCCGACACGATGACCCACAGCCGCTCATTGCAGAGGGCGTGTGGCAAGGTAGTATCCTTAAAAAGCCACGTGGTACAAATGGTTTTGGCTACGACTCACTGTTTTTAGATAGCATGACAGGAAAATCTGCTGCAGAATTAAGCACAGAAATTAAAAATAAAATCAGCCACCGTGGTCAAGCATTACGCAAAATGTTGCATCTGATTGAACACTTAACGTATTAA
- a CDS encoding IS110 family transposase has translation MDTIIKETHILGIDIAKHKFDVALMVKTKFKSKVFENNPVGCNALAEWLKKQKVMHVHACMEATGVYWEALATYLADNGHKVSVVNPAQISAYGKSMLQRGKTDLQDARLIARFCDREQPEVWEPLPVNQRELLQLMRQLEHLKDSHQAECNRLKTSTGSVNESIAATADFLALQIKQLTKKIEQHIDQDPTLKQNQTLLDSIPGVGDKTAPWLLAYLGTGERFGRGKQAAAFAGLNPRPWQSGSSVKGRSRISKVGHADLRKVLFMPALATYGRKKAFVGFVERLKANGKAPKEIIIALMRKIITIAQAVLKSQTPFKPELHAN, from the coding sequence ATGGACACTATCATTAAAGAAACACACATCTTAGGTATAGACATCGCGAAACATAAGTTTGATGTTGCGTTGATGGTTAAGACTAAATTCAAAAGCAAAGTATTTGAAAATAACCCAGTAGGATGTAATGCATTGGCTGAGTGGTTAAAGAAGCAAAAAGTGATGCATGTACATGCCTGTATGGAAGCCACAGGTGTTTATTGGGAAGCACTTGCTACTTACCTAGCCGATAACGGTCACAAGGTCAGTGTCGTGAATCCAGCCCAAATATCAGCCTATGGTAAAAGCATGTTGCAACGTGGCAAGACTGATTTACAAGATGCGCGTTTAATTGCGCGCTTTTGTGATAGAGAGCAACCTGAGGTTTGGGAGCCATTGCCAGTCAACCAGCGAGAACTGTTGCAATTGATGCGGCAATTGGAGCATTTGAAGGACAGCCATCAGGCTGAGTGTAATCGTTTAAAAACCAGCACAGGCTCAGTCAATGAAAGTATTGCAGCAACAGCTGACTTCCTCGCGTTGCAAATCAAACAACTCACTAAAAAGATAGAGCAGCATATTGACCAAGACCCAACCTTAAAACAAAACCAAACCTTACTAGACTCCATCCCAGGTGTGGGTGATAAAACAGCGCCGTGGCTATTGGCATATCTTGGCACGGGCGAACGTTTTGGCCGTGGCAAACAAGCGGCTGCCTTTGCTGGTTTAAACCCTAGGCCTTGGCAGTCTGGGTCTAGCGTCAAAGGAAGGTCGCGCATTTCAAAGGTAGGCCATGCTGATTTGCGAAAAGTGCTTTTTATGCCGGCATTAGCCACTTATGGGCGTAAGAAAGCGTTTGTGGGGTTTGTTGAAAGGCTAAAAGCGAATGGCAAAGCGCCAAAAGAAATCATCATTGCGCTAATGCGTAAAATTATTACGATTGCTCAAGCTGTGTTGAAATCTCAAACACCATTTAAACCTGAATTACATGCAAATTAA
- a CDS encoding DUF2971 domain-containing protein, protein MSDNYYKYKAISLTSEGKLDKRSVNQVLEPIAESYLYLPTREKLNDPNEGIFQNQIQAGITAFLQGLVGIGERTELTKSLYDLARQISQSTDNSGVFSLSSNVTDELMWAHYAASHCGIAIEYNLAQLTRFCSKQHLHCFGVDYVDKPPSLDMQHLQGNAEKAVRAMLGHKSPRWSYEEEFRILLENIHGPIPHDYRAVRSITFGLKVPEEVRKQFYEATKHKVPKYYEIVKVPETYLLERRPLEELSGKSPTGEKARVEWAEYFTTLNENVKKHMVEIAQREIENDPHFEELIQAEKSTIDPSKAVLQYEAKHHLGLEHWSKYTKHYYAL, encoded by the coding sequence ATGTCTGATAACTATTATAAATATAAGGCTATCTCCCTCACCTCAGAAGGTAAGCTGGATAAGCGTTCGGTCAATCAGGTCCTAGAGCCAATAGCTGAAAGTTATTTGTATTTGCCGACCCGTGAAAAATTGAACGATCCAAACGAAGGGATATTTCAAAATCAGATACAAGCAGGTATCACAGCATTTCTTCAGGGCTTGGTTGGTATTGGAGAGCGAACTGAATTAACCAAGTCACTTTATGACTTGGCGCGCCAAATAAGTCAGTCAACGGACAATAGCGGTGTGTTTTCGCTATCGAGTAACGTTACTGATGAATTGATGTGGGCGCACTACGCTGCAAGTCATTGTGGCATTGCAATTGAGTACAACCTTGCTCAATTAACACGGTTTTGCTCAAAGCAGCACCTCCACTGCTTTGGAGTGGATTATGTAGATAAGCCTCCTAGCCTTGATATGCAACATTTGCAAGGCAATGCTGAAAAAGCCGTTCGAGCAATGCTCGGGCATAAATCTCCGAGGTGGAGCTATGAAGAAGAATTTCGTATTCTTTTGGAGAATATTCACGGCCCAATCCCTCACGATTATCGTGCGGTAAGAAGTATAACTTTCGGGTTAAAGGTGCCTGAAGAAGTTCGAAAACAATTCTACGAAGCCACAAAACATAAGGTTCCGAAGTATTACGAGATTGTCAAAGTACCAGAAACATATCTGCTAGAAAGAAGGCCTCTAGAGGAACTTTCTGGTAAGAGCCCAACAGGCGAAAAGGCTAGAGTGGAATGGGCGGAGTATTTCACCACATTAAATGAAAATGTTAAGAAACACATGGTTGAAATTGCACAGCGGGAAATCGAGAATGATCCCCATTTCGAAGAGTTGATTCAAGCTGAGAAATCAACCATAGACCCATCCAAGGCCGTCCTGCAGTACGAAGCAAAGCATCACCTTGGCCTTGAGCATTGGTCAAAGTACACGAAGCACTATTATGCTCTATAG
- a CDS encoding response regulator transcription factor, which yields MPPSLTILIADVAVIAEAKNGKEAVQLATQQQPDLLLLDIRMPLMDGLEAAQHMQKLMPRPQIIFTTAYDAYAIKAFDLNAIDYLLKPIRLERLQAAIEKAKAISTPALQALKPLQKTRSHLSIHERGSIVLIPIEDIIYCRAELKYITLRTQQKAYLLEAEFGEVFIRLHRNCLVTQRHISGYEKRKDDSHRLQWHAILKGVTETIKVSRRQQHLIRKP from the coding sequence ATGCCGCCATCATTAACCATATTAATTGCGGATGTAGCGGTGATTGCTGAAGCTAAGAATGGCAAAGAAGCGGTACAGTTAGCCACGCAGCAACAACCAGATTTGCTGCTACTTGATATTAGAATGCCACTGATGGACGGGCTTGAGGCGGCACAGCATATGCAAAAATTAATGCCCAGACCACAGATTATTTTTACAACTGCTTATGATGCTTATGCAATTAAAGCATTTGATTTAAACGCCATTGATTATTTGCTTAAACCGATTCGGCTAGAGCGCTTACAAGCAGCGATTGAAAAGGCAAAAGCCATATCAACCCCTGCATTGCAAGCTCTTAAACCATTGCAAAAAACGCGCAGTCATTTAAGCATTCATGAAAGAGGCAGTATTGTCTTAATTCCGATTGAAGACATTATTTATTGCCGTGCTGAACTTAAATATATTACGCTACGCACACAACAAAAAGCATACCTATTAGAAGCAGAGTTTGGTGAGGTATTTATTCGCTTACACCGCAATTGTTTAGTCACACAACGCCATATCAGTGGCTATGAAAAACGTAAGGATGACAGCCATCGTTTGCAATGGCATGCCATTTTAAAAGGCGTCACTGAAACCATTAAGGTCAGTCGTCGACAACAGCATTTAATCCGCAAGCCTTAA
- a CDS encoding serine/threonine protein kinase, producing the protein MEKANNQTLPIGYQLQHYTITKVLSTGGFSFVYLAQDSDNNTVAIKEYMPTGLALREQGATVMLSSNADATAFKHGLKCFFEEGLALAKINHENIVRVTNFFRENNTVYMVMQYERGRSMQASILAETEPVSEQFVRRVFGELLNGLREVHSQKLLHLDIKPANIYIRLDGSPVLLDFGSARQTLSEAQSKLPASFTSGFAPPEQYYDRKKLGPWSDIYSIGASMYSCLSRAAPIAANKRLKKDFLPSAFSIGEGIYSPELLAIIDSCLQLDYLDRPQRVFALQKALMNPAAAAQPKKLTIAQKIQAVFSRVPLR; encoded by the coding sequence ATGGAAAAAGCGAATAATCAAACTTTACCCATTGGTTATCAACTACAACACTATACCATCACCAAAGTGTTAAGCACGGGTGGTTTTAGTTTTGTCTATCTTGCACAAGATAGCGATAACAATACGGTTGCCATCAAAGAGTATATGCCAACGGGACTAGCGTTACGCGAGCAGGGCGCCACGGTCATGTTAAGTTCCAATGCTGATGCAACAGCCTTTAAACACGGCCTCAAGTGTTTTTTTGAAGAGGGCTTGGCACTTGCAAAGATTAATCATGAAAATATCGTGCGCGTCACTAACTTCTTTAGAGAAAACAACACGGTTTATATGGTCATGCAATACGAGCGTGGCAGATCGATGCAAGCTTCAATTCTTGCTGAAACCGAGCCAGTCAGCGAGCAGTTTGTACGGCGAGTCTTTGGCGAACTCCTGAATGGATTGAGAGAGGTGCACTCACAAAAACTATTACATCTAGATATTAAACCTGCCAATATTTATATCCGATTAGATGGCTCTCCCGTATTATTAGATTTTGGCTCCGCCAGACAAACATTATCAGAAGCACAATCGAAGTTACCGGCCAGCTTTACTTCAGGATTTGCACCACCAGAACAGTATTACGACCGCAAGAAATTAGGTCCATGGAGTGATATCTACAGCATTGGGGCAAGCATGTATTCTTGCTTATCAAGAGCCGCGCCCATTGCCGCTAATAAACGGCTTAAAAAAGATTTTCTACCGTCCGCCTTTAGTATTGGTGAGGGCATTTATAGTCCTGAGTTACTCGCCATTATTGATAGTTGTTTGCAATTGGATTATTTAGATAGGCCACAAAGGGTATTTGCTTTACAAAAAGCATTAATGAACCCTGCCGCGGCTGCCCAACCTAAAAAATTAACTATTGCTCAAAAAATTCAAGCTGTTTTTAGCAGAGTCCCATTACGATAA
- the rph gene encoding ribonuclease PH: MPSVHRPSNRENNQLRQIDIIRHYTKHAEGSVLIKFGDTHVLCTASVEEKVPGFLKGQGQGWVTAEYGMLPRSTGSRMQREAAKGKQSGRTQEIQRLIGRSLRAVIDLKKLGERTIHFDCDVIQADGGTRTASITGAYVAMHDAITYLLSKNLLAASPLTNAVAAVSVGVYKGSPVLDLDYIEDSDCDTDMNIVMTSSGGFVEIQGTAEGAPFSRETMTTMTDLAEQGIKQLLALQKQVLGI; encoded by the coding sequence ATGCCATCTGTTCATCGCCCCAGCAACCGTGAGAATAATCAATTACGTCAAATTGACATCATTCGACATTACACCAAACATGCAGAAGGTTCAGTCCTGATTAAGTTTGGTGATACACATGTGCTATGCACAGCCAGTGTAGAAGAAAAAGTACCAGGCTTTTTAAAAGGACAAGGACAGGGATGGGTAACAGCAGAGTACGGTATGTTGCCGCGTTCTACAGGTAGCCGCATGCAACGAGAGGCGGCTAAGGGCAAGCAATCTGGCCGCACGCAAGAAATTCAGCGCTTAATAGGTCGAAGCTTGCGCGCGGTAATTGATTTAAAAAAATTGGGTGAGCGCACAATTCATTTTGATTGTGATGTAATTCAAGCTGATGGCGGTACGCGGACCGCTAGCATCACCGGCGCCTATGTTGCTATGCACGACGCCATTACGTATTTACTGAGTAAAAACTTACTCGCAGCATCTCCACTTACCAATGCGGTGGCGGCTGTTTCTGTTGGCGTTTACAAGGGGTCGCCAGTATTAGATTTGGATTATATTGAAGACTCTGATTGTGACACAGACATGAATATTGTCATGACCAGTAGCGGTGGTTTTGTTGAAATTCAAGGTACAGCAGAAGGCGCACCGTTTAGCCGCGAAACCATGACCACCATGACTGATTTGGCAGAGCAGGGCATCAAACAACTACTCGCATTACAAAAACAAGTGTTAGGTATCTAA